A region of the Bryobacteraceae bacterium genome:
TCCGGATCGACGAGAAGGCCGCCGGCAGCGGACACCGTGACCGACTCGCGGACACCGGAGGGCACAAGCCGCACGGAGATGGTGCGGGGGACGTTGGTGCGCAGCGACAGAGTCTCCTGGTACGGCTCGAATCCCTCTTTTTCGATGCGGAGCGTGTAGCTGTGGAAGGGGATGTTCCGTATTCGAAGGAACCGTCGGCGGCCGTGCGCGCCTCGAGACGCAGACCAGTGAGCGGATTCTCGACGCGGACCCGCGCCTCGGGGAGGGCGGCCCCGGTTGCGTCCAGCACCTCGCCGACAAGCGCCGCAGTCGACTGCGCCTGCGCGCCCATGCCGGTCGCCAGAATCCATAGGAGACACTCGAATCCCTTGCGCATGGCCGGTCTGGGGAGAATCTGAAATGGTTTACTCAGTAGTCAACTTATCACCGTTTGATGGAGCGGGGCCTGCACAAATAGTACGGTTCCGGCTCGTGTATACTCCCTGCGAATGGCTGCTGAGGACAAGGGGCTGGGCCGGGCGTGGGCCGGGATGGCGATTCTGGCCGCCATCTTTCTGGGATTCGTGTTTCTGGCGCCGCGGCCGGAGCAGCTCACGCCGGGCGCCTGGCGCCTGGCCGGGCTGTTTCTGGCCACGGTGGCGGGGCTGATTCTCCAGCCCGTGCCCGGCGGCGCGGTGGTGCTGTTCGCCATCACGATTGCCCCGCTGCTGACGCCGCTGAAACTGGCGGACGCGCTCGGCGGCTATGCCGATCCGACGGTGTGGCTGGTGATGGCGGCGTTTTTCATCGCGCGGGCGCTGATCAACACGGGCCTCGCGCGGCGGATTGCGCTCCTCTTCGTCCGGGCCTTTGGCCGCAGCACGCTCGGGGTCTGCTATGCGCTGGGGCTGTCGGACATGGTGCTGGCGGGGATCATTCCATCGAACGCGGCGCGCTCCGGCGGCGTGATCCTGCCGATTGCGCGCTCCATCGCCGGCATTTACGGCTCCGAGCCCGGGGCGACGGCCCGGCGCGTGGGGGCCTATCTGATGGCCGCCGTCTACCAGTCGATCTGCGTCACCGCGGCGATGTTTTTCACCGGCCAGGCGAGCAACCCGCTGGCGGCGCAGATGGCGGGCACGTTCGGTTATCCGGTGACATGGGCGAGCTGGCTGGCGGCGGCCTGCGTTCCCGGGTTGTGCTCGCTGGCGCTCGTGCCGTGGGTCGTGTCCAGAATCTATCCGCCGGAGATCCGCCAGACGCCGGAGGCGGCGGAGTTTGCGCGCGCGGAACTCGAAAAGATGGGTTCGATGTCGCGCGACGAAAAGATCCTGCTGGCGGTGTTTGTTTCCGTGTGCGGCGCCTGGGCGACGTCATCGTGGACGGGGCTGGACATCACCGTGGCGGCGCTGGCCGGAAGCGCCGCGCTGCTGCTGGCGCGCATTCTGTCCTGGCAGGACGTCTGCGGCGAGCGCGCCGCCTGGGACATCTTCATCTGGTACGGCGGGCTGTTGCGGTTGGGCAAGGCGCTGCATGAGCAGCACGTAACCGAAGCGTTCGCCCGGAAATTCGGCGGAATGCTGGCGGCGCTGGACTGGTTCGCGCTGCTGGTGGCGGCGCTGGTGGTCTTCTATTATGCGCACTATCTGTTTGCGAGCATCACCGCGCACCTGCTGGCGCTGTATGCGCCGTTTCTGGCGCTGCTGGCGGCCAAGGGCGCGCCGCTGGGGCTGGTGGTTTTCAGTTTCGCCTGTTTCGCCAACCTGAGCGCGGGGCTCACCAACTACGGCACCACGCCTTCGCCGATGTACTTCGCGCAGGGCTACGTGCCGCTGAAGGACTGGTGGCGCGTGGGATTCCTGGTCTCGCTGTGCCACCTCGCGGTGTGGGGCACGGTGGGCTTCGCCTGGTGGAAGCTGCTGGGGCTGTGGTAAGACGGGCTAGCTGACGGCCTCGACCTCCACTTTCCGCGCCGCGCGCTCGAAGCGCAGCCGCGCCTGATGTTCCTGCCAGAGCGTCGAAATGCCGGCCCAGAAATAGCCGGAGACAAAAATCATCAGGAACGGCAGGGCGAAGAAATTCATCACCTCAATGCAGTAGGCCACCATGCCGAGGAAGAAGAAGCCCATGGCGATCTCGGCAAACGGCAGCCAGCCGGACTTGCGCCGGTAGACGACCGCCACCTGGCCCCCGCTCGCCTTGGGCGCATATTTCGGCGTGCGCACGAAGCTCGACTGTTTGCCGAGCAGCGCTTCCAGCACGGCCTTCGTGTTCGAGATCGTCAGCGCCACGCCCATCGCCAGCAGGAAGGGCAGAATCAGGACGGCGCGCTTCCAGCGGTCCGGATAGAGCTCTTTTTCGGCCAGCAGGTAGAACGAAACGACGCTCCAGAAGGAGCAGATGATGAGCGGCACGTCCACCATCAGGAGCTGCTGCCAGCCGATGTAAAAGCGGACGATCATCACCGGCAGCATCAGCGCGGACACGCACACCATCATCGGGTAGCTGATGTTCGGCGTCAGGTGGAACCACGCCTCGAGCTTTTCGCGCCAGCCGATCTCCTTCGAGCGCAGGATGCGGGGCAGCAGCTTCAGAGCGACCTGCGTCAGGCCCTTGGCCCAACGCTGCTGCTGCACCTGGAACCCGTAGGTGTCCACCGGCAGCTCGGACGGGCATTCGATCCACGGCAGGTAGACGAATTTCCATCCCCTGAGCTGCGCGCGGTAGCTGAGGTCGCTGTCCTCGGTGAGCGTGTCGTGTTCCCAGCCGCCGGCGTCCTCGATCATCTGACGCCGCAGGATGCCGGCGGTGCCGTTGAAGTTGAAGAAGAGTCCCGTGCCCCAGCGGGCGACGTGCTCGAGGGCGAAATGGCCGTCCAGCATCAGCGCCTGCACCTCGGTGAGCAGGTTTTGGTGGCGGTTGATATACGTCCAGCGCGTCTGCACGAGCCCGACCTGAGGGTCGGCAAAGAAATGAATGGTTTTTTCGAGAAAATCCTCGGGCGGGATGAAATCGGCGTCGAAAATGGCGAGGAATTCGCCCCTGGCGCGTTTCATCCCTTCCTGAAGAGCGCCCGCCTTGAAGCCGGTCCGGTTGGTGCGGTGGATGTATTCGATCGGGTGGCCCTGGGCGCGCAGCCGGGCGACGAGTGCTTCCGTGTAAGGGTGAGTATCGTCGGTGGAGTCGTCCAGGACCTGGATCTCAAGCAGCTCGCGCGGATAGCGGATCTTCAGTACGCTGTCGAGGAGCTGGTCGACGACGTTGCGTTCGTTGAAGAGCGGAAGCTGGATGGTGACGCGAGGGAGCTCGGCGAAGCGCTGCCGGGGCTCGCGCGGGATGCGGCCGCGCACGCGGAGGTAGCGGATGATGGTGACGAACCGGTGCGCGCCGTAAATGGCGAGCGTGCCGAGCATCAGGAAGTAGGGGATGAGCAGTGCCCAGTCGAACCAGTCAAGCTGGTGGATGCCGGCGAAGGTGTCATCGGTGAGGATTCTCGCCCAGCGGCTCGCCGCCGACGGCGCCAGCGATAAGGCCAGCATGATCATTCTCCTGCGTGTGAACGCGAACCAGAGCCCGTGCGGAAAGCGGCTGGCCTCCCCCGCGGCCGCTCGCCCCGATTCTCTCCTCCGTGCCCGCCATTTCTCATGATACCCCGGCCAGACTTCGGCAGAGAGCAAATTTTGGGCGTAGAATACGGGAGTCGCCATGAGCATGGAAACTCACGTCCGCATTCTCGCCTGGTTCAATCTGGTGCTTGGAGGGCTGGGCGTACTGCTGGCCGCCGTGACTTTCGCCACGGGTTCGCTGATTCCGGCCCTGATCTCCGCCGCCGCGGGCGAGGCGGGCGTGCTGCCGGCGTCGATTCTCCAGGCCGTGGTGACGGTGATCGTGGGGGTGATTCTGGTGCTGTCGCTGCCGTCGCTGATTCTTGGTTACGGCCTGTATCACTTCCGCCCGTGGGCGCGGATCCTGGGCATTGTGCTGGCGGCCATTCATCTGCTGAACGTGCCGGTGGGGACGCTGATTTCGATTTACGCCTTCTGGGTGCTGCTGAAGCCGGAGACGGCGGCGCTGTTTGAGCGCCCGCAGTCCTGAGCCGGCATACAGGCCGTAGGGGTGTTCTTGAACCACGCCTCGGCGGTTCCCTATCATCGAAATGAGGGAGCAGACGGCTGCTTCCCGGGTCCCTATGGAGCAGGTTCTCAGCCAGCGGTCGGTGGAAATCCTGCACGCCATCGTCCAGACCTATGTCGAGACGGGCGAGCCGGTGGCTTCGCGCACGATCGCGCGGCGGCGGAAGGACCAGCTCAGCCCGGCCACGATCCGCAACATCATGTCGGACCTGGCCGAGATGGGTTATCTCGAACAGCCTTACACCTCGGCGGGCCGCGTTCCAACGGCCAAGGCGTTTGAACATTATGCGGCCAGCGTGGCCGCGGCGCTGCGCCGGGTACCGGCCAGCGAGCGGCTGCGTCAGGAGCTCGCTCCGTGCACGACGCCGGATGAATGCGTGCAGCAGGTCTCCCACCTGTTGACGTCGCTGACGCGCAACGTGGGCATCGCCGCCGCCATCCCGGCCTCGGCGCAGACGCTGGACCAGATCGACCTCATCCGGCTGCCGGACCGGCGCATTCTGATGATCGTGATCACCCGCGACGGACTGGTGCACAACCAGGTGGCCCAGCTTCCGGAGCCGGTGACACAGGACGAACTCCAGTCGATCCGCAATTACGTCAACCAGCACTTCTCCGGATGGGCGCTGCGCGACATCCGGGCCGAGCTCGACCGGCTGGTGCTGGAAGAACGCACCGCCTATGACCTGCTGCTACGGCGGCTGCAACTGCTGCACGCGCGCGGGTTGCTGTCGTTCGAGCTGCCCCCGCGGATCTACATGGAAGGCGCGTCGAACCTGCTGGGCCTGGACCTGCACATCACGCGGGAACGGCTCCGCGAACTGTTCCGGGCGCTCGAGGAGAAGCAGAAGCTGATCGAGCTGCTCGATCAGTTCCTGGACGCGCGGCAGACCGGGCTGCAGGTGCGGATCGGGCTGGGCGAGGCGCATGCTGCGCTTCGCGATTTCGCGCTGATCGGAATGACCGTGGAAGGCCCCGGGGGTCTGGAAACGCGGCTGGCGGTTCTGGGCCCGATGCGGATGAACTATCCACGCGTGATGTCGGCGGTGGTGCAGATGCGGTCTCTGCTGGAAAGCCTGCCGCAATAGCGGTGCTGCCTGCTACCCTGAAATTAAAACAACAGGATCCGTCCAACCATGCCTGAGCAGGAACTGCCCAACGCCACACAGGATGTGGCTGCGCTCTCGCCTGAAGCGCAGGCGGCGCTCGAGTCCGCCGCAACCGCGCCGAAGGAAGGCGAGGCAGCCACAGCGCCGGCGGCGGAATCGCTGGCCGCCGAGCGGGACCGCCTCGCGCAGGAGAAGGAGGAGTTGCAGGACCGCTACCTGCGGCTGGCGGCCGAGTTCGACAACTTCCGCAAACGCAGCGAGCGGGAACGGCTCGAAGCACTCGAGTACGCGGCCATGGGCGCGGTGAAAGCGCTGCTGCCGGTGCTCGACGACTTCGAGCGCGCCCTGAAGTCCCGTTCCTCCGATGCCGAATTTGCGCGCGGCGTCGAGCTCATCTACCAGCGGATGTATGATGCGATGAAGAAGCTGGGACTGGAGCCGCTCGAAGCCGAAGGCAGGCCGTTCGATCCGAACTTTCACGAGGCCGTCGAGCGGGTAGTCGACCCGAACGTCGAGCAGGACACCGTGGTTGCCGAACTGCAACGCGGATACCTGTTCAAGGGACGCCTGCTCCGGGCGGCGCTGGTTCGCGTCGCCGTCAAGGGCTGATCCGTGACTCAGCGCGACTACTACGAAATCCTCGGCGTTTCCCGCAACGCCACCGAGCAGGAGCTGAAAAGCGCCTACCGGAAACTCGCGCTGAAATACCATCCCGACCGCAACCCCGGTAACAAGGAGGCCGAGGAGCGCTTCAAGGAAGCCGCGGAAGCCTACAGTGTTCTCTCGGATCCCGAAAAGCGGCGCATTTATGACGCCTACGGCCACCAGGGTCTTTCCGGCTCGGCAGCGCCGGGCTTCAACCCGGACGCGTTTG
Encoded here:
- a CDS encoding 2-oxoglutarate translocator; the encoded protein is MAAEDKGLGRAWAGMAILAAIFLGFVFLAPRPEQLTPGAWRLAGLFLATVAGLILQPVPGGAVVLFAITIAPLLTPLKLADALGGYADPTVWLVMAAFFIARALINTGLARRIALLFVRAFGRSTLGVCYALGLSDMVLAGIIPSNAARSGGVILPIARSIAGIYGSEPGATARRVGAYLMAAVYQSICVTAAMFFTGQASNPLAAQMAGTFGYPVTWASWLAAACVPGLCSLALVPWVVSRIYPPEIRQTPEAAEFARAELEKMGSMSRDEKILLAVFVSVCGAWATSSWTGLDITVAALAGSAALLLARILSWQDVCGERAAWDIFIWYGGLLRLGKALHEQHVTEAFARKFGGMLAALDWFALLVAALVVFYYAHYLFASITAHLLALYAPFLALLAAKGAPLGLVVFSFACFANLSAGLTNYGTTPSPMYFAQGYVPLKDWWRVGFLVSLCHLAVWGTVGFAWWKLLGLW
- a CDS encoding glycosyl transferase is translated as MLALSLAPSAASRWARILTDDTFAGIHQLDWFDWALLIPYFLMLGTLAIYGAHRFVTIIRYLRVRGRIPREPRQRFAELPRVTIQLPLFNERNVVDQLLDSVLKIRYPRELLEIQVLDDSTDDTHPYTEALVARLRAQGHPIEYIHRTNRTGFKAGALQEGMKRARGEFLAIFDADFIPPEDFLEKTIHFFADPQVGLVQTRWTYINRHQNLLTEVQALMLDGHFALEHVARWGTGLFFNFNGTAGILRRQMIEDAGGWEHDTLTEDSDLSYRAQLRGWKFVYLPWIECPSELPVDTYGFQVQQQRWAKGLTQVALKLLPRILRSKEIGWREKLEAWFHLTPNISYPMMVCVSALMLPVMIVRFYIGWQQLLMVDVPLIICSFWSVVSFYLLAEKELYPDRWKRAVLILPFLLAMGVALTISNTKAVLEALLGKQSSFVRTPKYAPKASGGQVAVVYRRKSGWLPFAEIAMGFFFLGMVAYCIEVMNFFALPFLMIFVSGYFWAGISTLWQEHQARLRFERAARKVEVEAVS
- the hrcA gene encoding heat-inducible transcription repressor HrcA encodes the protein MEQVLSQRSVEILHAIVQTYVETGEPVASRTIARRRKDQLSPATIRNIMSDLAEMGYLEQPYTSAGRVPTAKAFEHYAASVAAALRRVPASERLRQELAPCTTPDECVQQVSHLLTSLTRNVGIAAAIPASAQTLDQIDLIRLPDRRILMIVITRDGLVHNQVAQLPEPVTQDELQSIRNYVNQHFSGWALRDIRAELDRLVLEERTAYDLLLRRLQLLHARGLLSFELPPRIYMEGASNLLGLDLHITRERLRELFRALEEKQKLIELLDQFLDARQTGLQVRIGLGEAHAALRDFALIGMTVEGPGGLETRLAVLGPMRMNYPRVMSAVVQMRSLLESLPQ